TGCGTCAAACAAGAGTTCTTTTGCCTGAGAGATTCACATTTCTGTTTGCTCCTTCGGCGCTACAAAGTAGTCTCTCCCCTTGTCATCATCCGCATTTATAATATTTTCCATTTTGGTGATACTAATTATACTTTAAAAATATATTACCTAATTTAAATATTTAAAACATTCAAAGCTATTATCATCCTACCATTAAGACGATGCATTGAGCAATCCTTTTTTATAAAACAGACTGATTAAAGGAGATGAACATATTGACGGTTGAAATCAGTTTAGATTCCTCTTGGCAGGGAGATTTTTTACATAGAGTGGACCAGGATGGACCTTGGGGCAATTGGGAATTGTCCAAGCTTGCCATTGAGGTGGAAAAGCATCTGGTCGTTCCCGAATTTGAAGGACTGCAGGCGCCAAAGCATCTGCCAAATTTAACTCCTCTCCCCCATCAACTTGAAACCGCAAGGCAAGTCATTGAAAACATGAACGGGAAAGCCATTCTTGCTGATGAAGTAGGCCTTGGGAAAACGATTGAAGCGGGACTAATTTTAAAAGAATATATGATTCGCGGTTTAGTGAAAAAAGTTCTTATTCTAGTACCTGCATCTTTAGTCACACAATGGTCAATGGAGCTAAACAGCAAATTCTATATTCCCGCCATAAGCCAAAAGAAAAGCTACGTCTGGGAGCAATGTGATGTTGTGGTATCTTCTATTGATACCGCCAAGAGAAATCCGCATAGGGACATTATTTTCCAGCAGAATTATGACCTGATTATCATTGACGAAGCGCATAAATTAAAAAATAACAAAACCAAAAACTACGAATTTGTCCAAAATCTGAAAAAGAAATTTTGTCTTTTGCTAACAGCAACACCTATTCAAAACCGGGTCGAAGAAATTTTCAATCTCGTTTCCTTGTTAAAGCCCGGACATTTGGGAAGTGAATCGGCCTTTTATGAAAAATACAAAAGGGATTCTCGTTCCTTAAACGACAATGAACATTTAAAAGAATTAGTTAACAAGGTAATGATACGCAATCGTCGTGCGGACACCGGGATTGAATGGACCAAACGTCATGTGGAGACAATTCCCATTGAATTTACTCCTTCTGAAAAAGAACTGTACGAGGCAATATACGACTTAAAAAATGAAGGAGATTGGGTCCAAGCCTCCAGTTTTTCTGTCATGACATTGCAACGTGAAGCCTGCAGCAGCAGGGAAGCTGTTTTTTATACATTAAAAAACATGCTGCAAAAAAAAGAAAACCCTTCTCCTGCTTTCGAAAATCAAATACAGGAACTAATCAAAAAAGTGGAAGGCGTTCAAACCAATTCAAAAGCGAAAAAGGCGCTTGAGTTAATTCAACGCATCAATGACAAAGTCATTATTTTTACAGAATATCGGGCAACTCAACTATATCTCCAGTGGTTTTTAAAACAACATGGCATTACTTCTGTCCCATTCCGGGGCGGTTTTAAGCGCGGCAAAAAAGATTGGATGCGGGAGTTGTTCCAAAAGCATGCTCAAGTTCTGATCGCAACAGAAGCAGGCGGTGAGGGTATCAATCTGCAATTTTGCCATCATATTATTAATTTTGATTTGCCATGGAATCCAATGAGACTGGAGCAGCGAATTGGAAGGATTCATCGTTTAGGACAAGAGCAAGATGTAAGAATTTATAATTTCGCGATAAAAAATACTGTAGAGGAACATATTCTGAAGCTCTTATATGAAAAAATTGATTTATTCGAAAAGGTTATTGGCG
Above is a genomic segment from Neobacillus endophyticus containing:
- a CDS encoding DEAD/DEAH box helicase; this encodes MTVEISLDSSWQGDFLHRVDQDGPWGNWELSKLAIEVEKHLVVPEFEGLQAPKHLPNLTPLPHQLETARQVIENMNGKAILADEVGLGKTIEAGLILKEYMIRGLVKKVLILVPASLVTQWSMELNSKFYIPAISQKKSYVWEQCDVVVSSIDTAKRNPHRDIIFQQNYDLIIIDEAHKLKNNKTKNYEFVQNLKKKFCLLLTATPIQNRVEEIFNLVSLLKPGHLGSESAFYEKYKRDSRSLNDNEHLKELVNKVMIRNRRADTGIEWTKRHVETIPIEFTPSEKELYEAIYDLKNEGDWVQASSFSVMTLQREACSSREAVFYTLKNMLQKKENPSPAFENQIQELIKKVEGVQTNSKAKKALELIQRINDKVIIFTEYRATQLYLQWFLKQHGITSVPFRGGFKRGKKDWMRELFQKHAQVLIATEAGGEGINLQFCHHIINFDLPWNPMRLEQRIGRIHRLGQEQDVRIYNFAIKNTVEEHILKLLYEKIDLFEKVIGELDDILTKLEIGNIEDHLTDIFGASCSEGEMRIKMENLSSMIEFAQNMKKGDSHAAAGNP